One genomic region from Erythrobacter mangrovi encodes:
- a CDS encoding putative bifunctional diguanylate cyclase/phosphodiesterase: MGAMPFSDFFKGKKGVQVPCEPSPVSVSAADKVAIVEDIEVSGSLGFWTTDGAGRTTYLSNWIVSALGLAAEQVLDQPIQQLFIPVEGEVDGRSLGLRLGTRKSFAGLAVQASRDSVDVVLRLSGRPLYDGEGEFRGFRGSAVDVTDEFRAEEEANRLAKFDSLTGLANRHRMEQRIDSTLHAFRAAKRAAALMMLDLDRFKQVNDTLGHAAGDQLLQQVADRLRGAVAGRGEIGRLGGDEFQVLIPDVDDRGELGEIAKKIIQILSQPYSVEEGRCSIGCSVGIAIAPYDGVERDELTRAADLALYASKNGGRGQFRFYAADLEHEANLRKRMEEDLAEAIEAGHFTLEYQPVVDLSDSRVIALEAQYCWSDEERGRVEAETFLPVAEGSRLIIPIGQWGLRKACEDAVRWEHDLRVALHVSPVQFDANGFVEGVGEVLESTGLDPARLELRLPESVLLGDPAKVDKTLSALFKLGVRLTLDQFGTGLSSLSYLRRAPFDALQIGADFFEPVLGSELGDLELVRAVVALGGAMGMEIVASGVHAMGLMEELKRLGVNQVCGFVYSGAMSNEQVLEEIAQGEWILAPTDSGIQRASRRTVFRKIGLIHEDHYYDVTLRNLSRTGAMIQGLEDVPIGTMFVLDFGQGQLAVCSVRRTMDDTQGVEFEQELVDDGAGGLCTRHRVSPYELAAAGVPLQALPPGRYTLAQGLESNPSFAQFKLSANAPAQQAA, translated from the coding sequence ATGGGGGCGATGCCCTTCTCCGATTTCTTCAAAGGCAAGAAGGGCGTGCAGGTCCCCTGCGAGCCCTCTCCCGTGAGCGTTTCCGCCGCGGACAAAGTGGCGATCGTCGAAGATATCGAGGTAAGCGGTTCTCTTGGGTTTTGGACGACCGACGGCGCGGGGCGCACCACTTACCTCAGCAATTGGATCGTATCCGCGCTCGGCCTTGCTGCCGAACAAGTCCTCGACCAGCCAATCCAGCAACTTTTTATTCCCGTCGAAGGCGAAGTTGACGGTCGCTCACTCGGGCTCAGGCTTGGAACGCGCAAGAGCTTTGCCGGGTTAGCTGTGCAAGCAAGCCGGGATTCGGTTGACGTGGTCCTCCGCCTTTCCGGTCGCCCCCTGTACGACGGGGAAGGTGAGTTTCGAGGTTTCCGGGGCAGCGCCGTCGACGTAACGGACGAGTTCCGCGCCGAAGAAGAGGCCAATCGCCTCGCCAAGTTCGATTCGCTCACTGGACTGGCCAACCGGCACCGGATGGAGCAGCGGATCGACTCAACCCTTCACGCCTTCCGCGCGGCCAAGCGTGCGGCGGCGTTGATGATGCTCGACCTCGACCGGTTCAAACAGGTCAATGATACGCTTGGTCACGCGGCCGGGGACCAGTTGTTGCAGCAGGTGGCAGACCGTTTGCGTGGGGCTGTCGCCGGACGCGGCGAGATTGGCCGTCTGGGCGGCGACGAATTCCAGGTGCTGATCCCCGATGTCGACGACCGCGGCGAGCTGGGTGAGATTGCCAAGAAGATCATCCAAATCCTTTCGCAGCCCTATTCGGTCGAAGAAGGCCGCTGTTCGATTGGCTGTTCGGTCGGCATCGCAATTGCGCCCTACGATGGCGTTGAGCGCGACGAACTGACGCGGGCTGCCGATCTCGCTCTGTACGCATCGAAGAATGGCGGCCGCGGCCAATTCCGCTTCTACGCTGCCGATCTCGAACACGAAGCCAACCTGCGGAAGCGGATGGAAGAGGACTTGGCCGAAGCAATAGAAGCCGGTCACTTCACGCTAGAATACCAGCCGGTGGTTGATCTGTCCGACAGCCGGGTAATTGCGCTCGAAGCGCAATACTGTTGGTCGGACGAGGAGCGCGGAAGGGTCGAAGCGGAAACATTCTTACCCGTCGCGGAGGGAAGCCGCCTGATCATCCCGATTGGACAATGGGGTTTGCGCAAGGCCTGCGAGGATGCGGTTCGGTGGGAACACGATCTGCGCGTCGCGCTGCATGTCAGCCCGGTTCAGTTCGATGCCAACGGATTTGTCGAAGGCGTTGGGGAAGTGCTGGAGTCTACAGGGCTAGATCCGGCGCGGCTCGAGCTACGACTGCCGGAATCGGTGCTGCTCGGCGACCCGGCAAAGGTCGACAAGACGCTTTCCGCGTTGTTCAAGCTGGGTGTGCGCCTGACGCTCGATCAATTTGGGACCGGCCTGTCCTCGCTCAGCTACCTTCGCCGCGCGCCGTTCGACGCGTTGCAGATCGGGGCTGACTTCTTCGAACCGGTGCTGGGCAGCGAACTTGGCGATCTCGAGCTCGTCCGAGCGGTGGTTGCTCTCGGCGGTGCGATGGGGATGGAGATCGTCGCTTCGGGCGTACACGCCATGGGACTAATGGAAGAGCTCAAGCGCCTGGGTGTGAATCAAGTCTGCGGTTTCGTTTACTCGGGCGCCATGTCGAACGAGCAGGTGCTGGAAGAGATAGCGCAAGGCGAGTGGATTCTTGCACCGACGGATTCCGGCATCCAGCGGGCAAGTCGCCGCACTGTCTTCCGCAAGATCGGGCTGATCCACGAGGATCACTATTACGACGTCACGTTGCGCAATCTCTCGCGCACGGGGGCGATGATCCAGGGTCTGGAAGACGTGCCGATCGGGACGATGTTCGTGCTCGACTTCGGGCAGGGCCAGTTGGCGGTGTGTTCGGTACGGCGGACGATGGACGATACCCAGGGCGTCGAATTCGAACAGGAGCTGGTCGACGACGGGGCAGGGGGTCTGTGTACGCGGCATCGCGTCAGCCCCTATGAACTCGCTGCAGCCGGTGTTCCGCTACAAGCACTCCCGCCAGGTCGTTACACGCTGGCGCAGGGGCTGGAATCGAACCCGTCCTTCGCGCAATTCAAGTTGTCCGCCAACGCACCCGCTCAGCAGGCTGCCTGA
- a CDS encoding EAL domain-containing protein encodes MVGFFARGARAKARLDGDAAESELRPIGAADTRRRVELLDSFENAGLGWFWATDKQGRVIYLSDNAAKKLGCPVEEVIGKQLTALFVPETDEECGQSTERPLNFLLGARNSISQLPVRLAMGKGECWWEIAGKPQFDERQDFVGYRGSAKDITTTFQSRRDAERMAQYDSLTGLANRHRMNKRLTSILQAFRNSKRSCALLMMDLDRFKAVNDTLGHPAGDELLKQVARRIEKVIGEKGEIGRLGGDEFQIILPDMDDRGDLGEIGQKLIQMISQPYQLNGSRAVIGTSVGIAVSPYDGVDVDELVKAADLALYAAKGGGRGQYRFFHIDLTDSAKHRRQIEEDLRDALEHGELKMFFQPIVDSKTHMLKSLEALMRWEHPDRGFIPPSQFIPVAEDLGIINGLGEWAIREVCRQAKEWPVELRVAVNVSAVQFARDDLPEIVKSILMETGFEAHRLELEITESVFLGDTDRTQAMFEELKQTGVRLALDDFGTGYSSLSYLQHAPFDKIKIDQSFVRGATEKGNNNPAIMSAIVSLAQSLNMETVAEGVETKDELNLVAERGASLVQGYIFSPAIPQEELLERLASGQLSYEPRGPDKYRAERRAVYRKISVIHADHSYNVTLRNLSKTGAMIEGLLDVPLETTMVLNLGGGQLAVATVRRSEGYMQGVEFETPLISDGADGLCTRHRVSPYQIEAAGRPLASLPEDPYELLKAELRAGGKGKAFVEIDPSASRRHGRQGM; translated from the coding sequence ATGGTAGGGTTCTTTGCGCGTGGGGCGCGCGCCAAGGCACGACTGGACGGCGATGCCGCGGAATCGGAGCTCCGTCCGATTGGTGCAGCCGACACGCGACGTCGTGTCGAGCTCCTCGACAGTTTCGAGAATGCCGGACTCGGCTGGTTCTGGGCGACGGACAAGCAGGGACGCGTAATCTACCTGTCGGACAATGCCGCAAAGAAACTCGGATGTCCGGTCGAAGAGGTCATTGGCAAGCAACTGACAGCCCTGTTTGTGCCGGAGACCGACGAAGAATGCGGCCAGAGTACCGAGCGACCTCTCAACTTCCTGCTCGGCGCACGCAATTCGATTTCGCAACTTCCCGTTCGCCTGGCGATGGGGAAGGGCGAATGTTGGTGGGAGATCGCCGGTAAGCCCCAGTTTGATGAGAGGCAGGACTTCGTTGGTTACCGTGGCAGCGCGAAGGACATCACGACAACGTTCCAGTCTCGGCGCGATGCCGAACGAATGGCGCAATATGACTCACTCACCGGATTGGCCAACCGCCACCGGATGAACAAGCGCTTGACGTCGATCCTCCAGGCGTTCCGCAATTCAAAGCGCAGCTGTGCGCTGCTCATGATGGATCTTGATCGCTTCAAGGCCGTCAATGACACACTTGGGCATCCTGCCGGGGACGAACTGCTCAAACAGGTCGCCCGCCGGATCGAAAAGGTCATCGGTGAAAAGGGTGAGATCGGCCGATTGGGTGGCGATGAATTCCAGATCATCCTGCCCGACATGGATGATCGTGGCGACCTGGGCGAAATCGGTCAGAAGCTGATCCAGATGATCTCGCAACCCTATCAGCTCAATGGTTCTCGCGCGGTGATCGGTACTTCGGTGGGCATCGCTGTTTCGCCCTATGACGGGGTTGATGTCGATGAGCTCGTCAAAGCCGCCGACCTCGCCCTCTATGCGGCAAAGGGGGGTGGCCGGGGCCAGTATCGCTTCTTCCATATCGACCTGACCGACAGCGCGAAGCACCGACGCCAGATCGAAGAGGATCTTCGCGATGCCCTGGAGCATGGCGAGCTGAAGATGTTCTTCCAGCCGATCGTCGATTCGAAGACGCATATGCTCAAATCCCTCGAAGCGCTAATGCGTTGGGAGCACCCTGATCGCGGCTTCATCCCGCCGTCCCAGTTCATCCCGGTCGCCGAGGATCTGGGGATCATCAACGGGCTTGGCGAATGGGCGATCCGCGAGGTGTGCCGCCAGGCGAAGGAATGGCCCGTGGAGCTACGCGTGGCCGTCAATGTATCGGCCGTGCAATTCGCGCGGGACGATCTGCCCGAAATCGTCAAGTCAATCCTCATGGAGACAGGTTTCGAAGCGCACAGGCTGGAACTGGAGATCACCGAGAGTGTCTTCCTGGGAGATACCGACCGGACTCAGGCAATGTTCGAAGAACTCAAGCAAACCGGCGTCCGCCTCGCGCTAGACGATTTCGGGACCGGCTACAGTTCGCTCAGCTACCTGCAACACGCGCCGTTCGATAAGATCAAGATCGACCAGTCGTTCGTTCGTGGCGCCACGGAGAAGGGCAACAACAATCCGGCGATCATGAGCGCGATCGTTTCATTGGCTCAATCCCTCAATATGGAAACCGTCGCCGAGGGGGTCGAGACGAAGGATGAACTCAACCTCGTGGCGGAACGCGGCGCCAGCCTTGTCCAGGGTTATATCTTCTCGCCCGCGATACCGCAGGAAGAACTGCTTGAACGGCTTGCCAGCGGGCAACTTAGCTACGAACCGCGCGGTCCGGATAAGTACCGTGCCGAGCGCCGCGCAGTGTATCGCAAGATCTCCGTTATCCATGCGGATCACAGCTACAACGTTACGCTGAGGAACCTGTCAAAGACGGGAGCCATGATTGAAGGCCTGCTCGATGTGCCGTTGGAAACGACGATGGTGCTCAACTTGGGAGGTGGGCAACTCGCCGTGGCAACGGTCCGTCGTTCTGAGGGCTATATGCAGGGTGTCGAGTTCGAGACGCCGCTGATCAGTGATGGCGCTGACGGGCTGTGCACGCGCCATCGGGTCTCTCCGTACCAGATAGAGGCTGCCGGACGGCCGCTCGCGAGCCTGCCGGAAGATCCCTATGAATTGCTCAAGGCCGAACTGAGGGCAGGCGGGAAGGGTAAGGCCTTCGTCGAAATCGATCCAAGCGCGTCGCGCCGTCACGGGCGGCAGGGGATGTAG